Within the Polymorphobacter megasporae genome, the region TCGAGCAGGTCGATTGCGTTCTTGACCAGCCCTGACACGCCGCCATGATATCCTGGCGTGCCGATGACGATGCCGTCGCAGCCGCGTATTGCCTCGATGAAGGCGATCTCATCGTCGCTCCGCGCGCTGTTCTCGACATTGAAATGACCGAAGCGGGCCAGCGCGATCCCATCGAACATCGTCGTCTCGGCACCGCTGCTTGCGCAGGCGTCGAGCACAGCGCGGGTCAGCCGCTCGCTACTCGAGCCTGCTCGCATCGTGCCGCCGATGCCGACGATCCGTTTGGTGGCCATCGCTCATGCCGCCTTGTTCAGCGCGGGCATGACGTGCGCCGAAAGCAGGTCGAGGGTCTG harbors:
- a CDS encoding NADPH-dependent FMN reductase — its product is MATKRIVGIGGTMRAGSSSERLTRAVLDACASSGAETTMFDGIALARFGHFNVENSARSDDEIAFIEAIRGCDGIVIGTPGYHGGVSGLVKNAIDLLEDLRGDQRTYFADRPVGLIVSAAGWQAGGVTLAALRGIVHAMRGWPTPVGIAVNSVEQRLFDTAGTLVDAGVAGLVKAQAQQIMGFRSQTVAA